GGTGGCCAGGGCCAGATCGTCGAAGCCGGTCACGGAGAGGTCGTCCGGCACCCGCAGTCCGAGCCGGCGGGCCGCCTTGCAGGCGCCCGCGGCCAGGATGTCGTCGTCGCAGACGATGGCGGTGGGGCGGGGGCCCGGCAGGGCGAGTGCGCCCTCCGCGGCCGCGCGGCCGGCCCGCACGTCCAGAGCCGCTCGCACGGTGCGTACATCGGTGCCCGGCACACCGCTCAGGGCGTCCCGGACGGCGTCGGCGCGCACCGCGAAGGTCCAGGTGTCGACGGCCGAGGCGAGATGGACGAAGCGGCGGTGGCCGAGAGCGAGCAGATGCTCCGTCACCTGCCGCATCCCGTCGGCGACATCCAGGTTGACCCGGGCCGCCGGACCCGGGGCCGAGGGGTCGCTGTCGAGCATGACGAGGGGCAGGCCGGTCCCGTGCAGGGCGCCCAGCGCGTCGGCGGCCATCGATGAGGCGATCACCCCGTCGAGTGCGGCACGGGCCGAGGCGAAGGGGTCCCGGGCCGGGCCGGTGCCGTCGGGCGACGGGTACAGGACGACGCCGAAGCCGTGTTCGGCGGCGACCGAGGCGGCCCCGGTGTAGACCCGCGCGAAGAACTCGTTGGTGAGGGCGGGGACGACGAGCAGGGCGGTCCTGGTGCGGCCCAGGCGCAGATTGCGGGCGGCGAGATTCGGCCGGTACCCGATCTCGTGGGCGGCCTGTCGTACGCGCTCCGCGGTGGCCGCCGAGACCCGGCCGCGCCATTTGCCGCCGAGGACCAGGGAGACGGTGGCCTGCGAGACACCGGCGGCCCGTGCCACGTCACGGCTGGTGGGCCGGGCGGGGGCGGGCTGGGCTGGGCTGGTCACTCGGGCCTCCGGGCCGGTCGGGGCAGGCGCCGCGCGGTGGACCTGCGGACTGGTCACATGGTACGTATGAACCAGGAAGTTATACGTAAAACCTAGGGTGGCCGAAAGGCGTCCCGGGGAGAGGGGCGGGACATGGCCGCGGGATATCTGGACATCCTCCGGGCGCGGCATGCCGCCCGGCTGCTGACGGGCACCCTCGTGGGGCGGCTGCCCAACGGCACCGCCCCCATCGCGATCGTGCTGTTCACCCGCGCGGAGGGCGGCAGCTACGCCCTCGCGGGGGCGCTGGCCGCCGTGTACGGGCTGGGCACGGCGGTCGGACAGCCGCTGCTGGGCCGCGCGGTGGACCTGTACGGGCAGCCGCGCGTCCAGTTGCCCGCCGCCGTGCTCTCGGCCCTCGGCATGGTGCTGCTCGCCGTGGCGGGCTTCGGGTCGCTGCCGCTCGCCTACGGGGCCGTGGCCCTCGCGGGCGTGGCCACACCTCCGCTGGAGGGGGGCCTGCGGGCCCTGTGGCCGAGCGTCCTGGGCAGCGAGGACCGGGTGCACCGGGCGTACGCCATGGACGCGGTCGCGCAGGAGGTCATGTTCACGGTGGGGCCGCTGCTGGTGACCGTGCTGGTCTCCCTCTGGTCGCCGGCCGCCGCACTGCTCGTGATCAACGCGATAGGGGTCCTGGGGGCGTTGTCCGTCGTGCTGTCCGCCCCGTCCAGGGCCTGGCGTTCCGCGCCGCGTGAGGCGCACTGGCTGGGCGCCCTCCGCTCGCCGGGGCTGCTGGCGCTCCTCGGTTCCTTCTTCTTCGTCGGGCTGGCGCTGGGCTCCATCACGGTGGCGGGTGTGGCGTACGCCGACGACCGGGGCCAGGAGTCCGTCTACGGCTGGCTGATGGCCGCCCTGGGGCTCGGCGCGCTGATCGGTGGCGTGGTGTACGGGGCGCGGCAGTGGGCGGGGCCGCCCGAGCGCCGGCTGCGGGTGATCGTGGCGCTGCTGGCGCTCGGCTACCTGCCGCTGACGCTGACCCCCGGTGTGGTGGCGATGACCGTGCTGGCCGGCGTCGCCGGGGTGTTCCTGGCGCCCGCGATCGCATGTTCGTTCATCGTCGTCGACAGGCATGCGCCGCGGGGCACGGTGACGGAGGCCTTCTCGTGGCTGGTGACGACCTTCGGGGTGGGCGCGGCGGCCGGGACGGCGGTGGCGGGACCGGTCGTGGAGCTGGGCGGGACGGCGTGGAGCTTCGCCGTCGCGGGGGCCGGTGGAGTGGCGGCGCTGCTGGTTCTGCTGGCGACCGGAAGGGTCCTCGCAGCTCCCGGCCGTAGTGCTGTGGCGGTGCGAGGATCGGAAAATGATCGAAACGGTGCCGTCGAACCCGGTTTCAGCTCGGGCCATCAGGCGTAATGTTCAGTCATGGACCGCCGCATTTTCGGGCTGGAGAACGAGTACGGCGTCACGTGCACGTTCAGGGGACAGCGCCGACTGTCTCCTGATGAAGTGGCGCGCTACCTCTTCCGCCGTGTTGTGTCATGGGGCCGCAGCAGCAATGTCTTTCTGCGGAACGGCGCCCGCCTCTACCTCGACGTGGGATCGCATCCGGAATATGCAACCCCCGAATGCGACAACCTGACCGAACTGGTCACTCACGACAAGGCCGGCGAGCGCATTCTCGAAGGCCTGCTTGTCGACGCCGAACGCCGTCTGCACGAGGAGGGAATCGCGGGCGACGTCTATCTCTTCAAGAACAACACCGATTCGGCCGGAAACTCCTACGGTTGCCATGAGAACTACCTCGTGGCCCGGCACGGAGAATTCTCCCGGCTCGCGGACATCCTCATTCCCTTCCTCGTCACGAGGCAGCTGATCTGTGGTGCCGGCAAGGTGCTGCAGACCCCGCGGGGCGCGGTCTACTGCGTCAGCCAGCGTGCCGAGCACATCTGGGAGGGCGTCAGTTCCGCGACGACACGCTCCCGTCCGATCATCAACACCCGGGACGAGCCGCACGCCGACGCGGAGCGCTACCGCCGCCTCCACGTCATCGTCGGTGACTCCAACATGTCCGAGACGACCATGCTGCTCAAGGTCGGCGCGACCGATCTGGTGCTCCGCATGATCGAGGCGGGCACGGTGATGCGGGACCTGACGTTGGAGAACCCGATCCGGGCGATCCGGGAGGTCAGTCACGACATCACCGGGCAGCGCAAGGTGCGCCTGGCCAGTGGCCGCGAGGCGTCGGCCATCGAGGTGCAGCGCGAGTACTACGAGAAGGCCGTGGACTTCGTGGACCGCCGCGGCATCCGTACGGGCAACGTCGAGAAGGTCCTCGAACTGTGGGGCCGCACGCTCGACGCGATCGAGGCCGAGGACCTCGACCGGATCGATACCGAGATCGACTGGGTCATGAAGTACAAGCTCATCGAGCGCTACCGGGCCAAGCACAACATGACCATGTCGAATCCGCGGGTCGCCCAGATAGACCTCGCCTACCACGACATCCATCGTCGCCGGGGCCTGTACTACCTGCTCGAGCGCAAGGGGCAGGCTGCCCGTATCTGCAATGACCTGAAGATCTTCGAGGGCAAGTCGGTGCCCCCGCAGACCACCAGGGCGCGGCTGCGCGGCGACTTCATCCGGCGGGCGCAGGAGCAGCGCCGGGACTTCACCGTCGACTGGGTCCACCTGAAGCTCAACGACCAGGCGCAGCGGACGGTGTTGTGCAAGGACCCGTTCCGTTCCGTGGACGACCGAGTGGAGAAGCTGATCGCGGGTATGTGAGCCGCCGCAGGAAGTGCTTCGGCTCCCTGGGCCTGTCGACAGGCCCAGGTGCGACTCGGGCCCCGTACGTTCCTCGTGCGGGGCCCTTTCCACGCCCTAGAGTGTCGGGGACCCCCACGGGGCCTGCCCCACCCACATGTGTCGTCTGAGATCTGAGGAACCAGTGCGCCGACTTGCCGGCCTTCTAGTCGTCCCCCTGCTGCTGCTGTCAGCGGCCTGCGGTAGCGACGACAAGGGCTCCGACTCCGCTTCCGCCTCCGCGTCCGCTCCCTCCAAGGGTGGATTCCCCGCCATCACCGCGGGCGCGAAGTTCGGCGAGAAGCCCACTCTGGCCAAGGGCACGGGGACGCCGCCCAAGGAGCTCAAGACCAACGTTGTCAGTGAGGGTGACGGCGCGAAGCTCAAGAACGGCGACGCGATCCAGGTCAACTACCTCGGGCAGGCGTGGGACTCCACCAAGCCGTTCGACAACAGTTTCGACCGCAAGCAGCCGTTCGACCTGACGCTCGGCGCCGGCATGGTCATCCAGGGCTGGGACAAGGGCCTGGTCGGCCAGAAGGTCGGCAGCCGGGTCGAGCTGGTCATTCCGCCGGACCTCGGTTACGGAGCGCAGGGCCAGGGCGACATCAAGCCGAACGCGACCCTGGTCTTCGTCGTCGACATCCTGAAGGCGAAGCAG
This window of the Streptomyces sp. 840.1 genome carries:
- a CDS encoding LacI family DNA-binding transcriptional regulator, with product MTSPAQPAPARPTSRDVARAAGVSQATVSLVLGGKWRGRVSAATAERVRQAAHEIGYRPNLAARNLRLGRTRTALLVVPALTNEFFARVYTGAASVAAEHGFGVVLYPSPDGTGPARDPFASARAALDGVIASSMAADALGALHGTGLPLVMLDSDPSAPGPAARVNLDVADGMRQVTEHLLALGHRRFVHLASAVDTWTFAVRADAVRDALSGVPGTDVRTVRAALDVRAGRAAAEGALALPGPRPTAIVCDDDILAAGACKAARRLGLRVPDDLSVTGFDDLALATAVEPELTTVRLPAEQVGERGMNALLAVLDGRTAETGSLPVHLVARGSSAPPPPDRPA
- a CDS encoding MFS transporter, translated to MAAGYLDILRARHAARLLTGTLVGRLPNGTAPIAIVLFTRAEGGSYALAGALAAVYGLGTAVGQPLLGRAVDLYGQPRVQLPAAVLSALGMVLLAVAGFGSLPLAYGAVALAGVATPPLEGGLRALWPSVLGSEDRVHRAYAMDAVAQEVMFTVGPLLVTVLVSLWSPAAALLVINAIGVLGALSVVLSAPSRAWRSAPREAHWLGALRSPGLLALLGSFFFVGLALGSITVAGVAYADDRGQESVYGWLMAALGLGALIGGVVYGARQWAGPPERRLRVIVALLALGYLPLTLTPGVVAMTVLAGVAGVFLAPAIACSFIVVDRHAPRGTVTEAFSWLVTTFGVGAAAGTAVAGPVVELGGTAWSFAVAGAGGVAALLVLLATGRVLAAPGRSAVAVRGSENDRNGAVEPGFSSGHQA
- the pafA gene encoding Pup--protein ligase, translating into MDRRIFGLENEYGVTCTFRGQRRLSPDEVARYLFRRVVSWGRSSNVFLRNGARLYLDVGSHPEYATPECDNLTELVTHDKAGERILEGLLVDAERRLHEEGIAGDVYLFKNNTDSAGNSYGCHENYLVARHGEFSRLADILIPFLVTRQLICGAGKVLQTPRGAVYCVSQRAEHIWEGVSSATTRSRPIINTRDEPHADAERYRRLHVIVGDSNMSETTMLLKVGATDLVLRMIEAGTVMRDLTLENPIRAIREVSHDITGQRKVRLASGREASAIEVQREYYEKAVDFVDRRGIRTGNVEKVLELWGRTLDAIEAEDLDRIDTEIDWVMKYKLIERYRAKHNMTMSNPRVAQIDLAYHDIHRRRGLYYLLERKGQAARICNDLKIFEGKSVPPQTTRARLRGDFIRRAQEQRRDFTVDWVHLKLNDQAQRTVLCKDPFRSVDDRVEKLIAGM
- a CDS encoding FKBP-type peptidyl-prolyl cis-trans isomerase, with product MRRLAGLLVVPLLLLSAACGSDDKGSDSASASASAPSKGGFPAITAGAKFGEKPTLAKGTGTPPKELKTNVVSEGDGAKLKNGDAIQVNYLGQAWDSTKPFDNSFDRKQPFDLTLGAGMVIQGWDKGLVGQKVGSRVELVIPPDLGYGAQGQGDIKPNATLVFVVDILKAKQIPASAKGSEVAQDNVDLPKVGTNTDGKAPTVKIPSKSTPPKKLVSNYVLESKGEVVKDTDSVVVNYVGLLWKDGKTFDSTYATGKTQTFPLAQVTLKGLKNGLIGKKIGSRVLLVVPPDQAFGSKAQQSIPANSTLVFAVDILAKM